In the genome of Streptomyces fagopyri, the window ATCACGGCCGCGGCCTTGCCTTCGGCGCCCTGCATGATGCGGTTGTTGCGGGAGTTGGCGATCTCGTCGCCGAAGCCGGGGACGAAGCGGTAGATCATGGCGCTGGCGAAGATGGCGAGCAGGATGATGGCGAGGCCGGAGACGACGGCGGAGAAGGAGTCCGGGCCGTTGTCGGTGGACAGGGCGCCGGCCAGGCCGAGCACTATCACGATGACCGGTTTCACCAGGATGACGGCGATCATGACGCCGGCCCAGCGGCGGACGTGGCCCCACAGGTTCTTGTCGACGAGACCCGCGTACACGACGGTGCCGAGGAGGGCGCCGACGTAGAGGAGCGCGGCGCGGATCACGAGCTCCAGCCACAGGACGCCGGCGGCGAGGATCGAGACCAGGGACACGACGATCAGCATGATCGGGCCGCCGCCGATGTTCTCGCCCTTGGCGAGTGCGCCGGAGAAGGTGCCGAAGAAGCTGTCGGTCTGGTTGCCGGTGGTCTTGGCGAGGACGTCGGTGACGCCGTCGGAGGCCGAGACGACGGTGTAGAGGATCAGCGGGGTGAACGCGGACGCCAGCACCGTGAGCCAGAGGAAGCCGATCGCCTCGGAGAGCGCGGTGCCGAGGGGGACGCCTCGCACCGCCCTCTTCGCCACGGCGAGCAGCCACAGGAGGAGGGTGAGGATCGTCGAGGCCGCGAAGACGACGGCGTACTGCTGGAGGAACTTGGGGTTCGTGAAATCGACGTTCGCGGTGTCGTTGACCGCGGAGGAGAGCTTGTCGATGGTCCAGGACGCGGCGTCGGCGCAGCCCTTGGCGAGGGAGGAGAGGGGGTCGAGGGGGGAGGTGAGGCTGGGGGTCGAGCCTCCGGTGCGGCTGGGGCCGCCGCGGTTCTCGCAGTACTTCCTGGCTGGGCCGGCGATCAGCGAGCAGGAGTCGTCGGTGGCTTTCGGGGTGGGTGCCGCGTAAGCGTGGGAGGCCAGCAGCACAGCTGTGGTCTGCACGACTGCTGCGACGCCGGTGAGCTTGATCGCGCGGCGCGGGCTACCGGGCATACGTGAACCCTCCGAACTCCTCGACCGCCTTGCCGATCTCGTCGGCTCCGGAGACGGCGTTGTCTCCGTTGACGGGGGTCGGGCCGGTCTTCTGGCTGGTTTGCAGGACCTTCCAGTCGCCGTTCCAGGTCAGCTTCATGGTCACGGTGAACCAGCCGCTGGTCACAGGGTTGGTGGAGTTCTCGCCGGTGAGGCCGAAGAGGCTGTTGCACCAGACCTCGACCGTGGCCGCGGTGTCGCTGGAGGAGGTGACCTTGGTGCCCACCGGCAAGGTGCGATTGACGAATGTGCTTCCGGTGGGCGCGCTGCCGTCGGTCTCGAGACCGATCTTCTTCAGAAGGCTCGCCGAGTAGTCCGCGTCGAAGCCGGACTGGAGACCGTCCAGCGCGCTGGGAGCGGCGACGGCCTGCACGATGGCATGACGCTTGCCCGTGTTGAACATGCCGTCTGAGCCCAGGGCGGCCGCGTAGTTCGCCCCCGCGCTCTGTGCGCCCTGCACGTTGTGGCTGTACCCCGCCGGAATCCCGTTCGTCTTCGAATCGACCGGCCGTTCCCCGGAAGCCGCCGTGGGTGAGGTTCCGGACTTGGCGCCGCCGTTTCCGCCTCCGCCGCCCGAGGAAGAGGAATCGTCTCCCCCACGGTTCGCGAAGGCGATCGCGGCGATCAGGAGGACCACGACGCCGACCACCGTGATCAGGCTGCGTGAGGACGAGCGGCCACGGCGGGCGCCGCCGTAGACGTCGCCGGGGCGGTCGGGGAGCCGGGTCCGGGTCTGGCCCGTGCCCCCGTATCTCCCGTCGTCACCGCGAGAGCTGTCCCCGTATCCGGGTTCGTCACCGAGACTCATGCCGCGTACGCCCCCTCAACCTCTGCTGAATCGCGTAGTACGACGGTAGCCGTGCTGGTTTCCGCGCGGACGCGGTGTGGTGACTCGACATCAGGGAAACGCAACCTCAGCCGGTGGGCGCGACGGACAGGTGGATCGGACAGACGGTGGAGACAGGAGCCGGGCGCCCCGGCCGGGGCTAGACGGCCATGCCGTACACGATGGTGAACAGCGTGCCCAGGGACCCGATGATGAAGACCCCGGTGAGGCCGGCGATGATCAGGCCCTTGCCCTGTTCCGCGCTGAAGGTGTCGCGCAGCGCCGTCGCGCCGATGCGCTGCTTGGCCGCTCCCCAGATCGCGATCCCGAGGCAGAGCAGGATGGCGACCGCCATCACGACCTGGATCATCGTCTTGGCTTCGTTGCCCAGGCTGCCGAAGGGACCCCAGTCCGGGGCGATCCCGCCGATGATTGTGGTGATGTCGCCCTTGTCGGCTGCGAAAAGCATGTAAGTCACCGCCCCTAGTGGGTAGTTCTGCACCCCCTGCCACTGCGCGCAGAGGTCGGGCCCATTCTCGCCGAAAATGACGCTGTCGCATGTCGACTTGGCGTCATTGATTGGCGGGTTTCGTACGAATCCCTTGCCACCGGCGCACGCGGGCCCCATTCGGGAGGCGTGCGCCGGTATGCGGAGAGTCGTATGGTCACTCTGTGTATCACGGCAGGTCACGCCGGGCAATGAAGTCGATGCGGAACCTGTCGTGTGGTTCCGTCGTTAACCCCTTCTACGAAGAGCGCGGGACGGGTGCCCCGCTCGCCTCGTAGCTCCGCCACGGACGCGTCCCGATTCCGACGGGTTGTCGAGCCGATGTTCTCCGGGTCGCGCGTCTGCCGGATGTGGACGCGCGATCGCTGTCACGCAGGCTATCCCCCGTCCCTGTGGTGCGCGGAAACGGGCCGTGGCCGGTTGCCGCGTGGCGCCGCGCCGACTGCCCCCGTGGGAGCGGGCGTTGGCGGTAGTGCGGGCCGGGAGGCATTGGCGGCAGGGGTACTTGGCGGAGTCCGCCCGGGAGACCGTGGCGTACTGCGGGGGCGCGGCCGACGGGGAGCCCACGGCCGGTGATCCGCGCATCGCGTCCTGGCCGGCGTGTTCGTCAGGACGGGGCCGCGGCCCCGGGCGCCTTCGAGGACCGCCCGTCCTGTTCTCCCCCCTCTGTCTCGCCCGCCTCTGCCTCCACCTCTATCTCGGCTCCTGCGACGAAGTGGTCGAACTCGCCCGCCCGTACACCCAGTACGAACGCGTCCCACTTCCTCCGGGTCGTGGTGACGACGTTCGTGGGGTCGCTGGTCTCCCTGATGTGGACCAGGTCGTCCTCGCCGAAGGCGATCTCGATCCACGGCCCGGGTCCGGTCGCGTCGTCGGGGGCCGCCCGCGTCCAGTCGGGGTTCGGGGGTACTTGAGCCATGGAGGTCTTCCTCTCCTGGATGTCCGGGAACCCTGGATGTCCGGGAACGCCCGGGTGGCCCGGTGGTGTGCGGTGCGGAGAACGGTGTCCACAGGCTGTGGATATCCCGCCGCCGCGCGCGTGGGACGTGACTGGAGTAACGTAGCGTGACGTCAATTGATCGGAGCGCGAGAGAGGGCGGTCGGCGGACGTGGGCCGTACGGTGGATTCCACCGGTGACTCATGCCAATTTCTCAAGGTGGTTTCAGGATTTCTCTCAGATCCGTGAGCCAGAGTATGAACCGATGAAGCGCACCACTCGTCCCCCCGGTAACCGGCGGAACGCCCTGTTCGTCGCGGTCGCGGTGCTGGCCGCGACATCGGCCTCCGTGGCGGCCGCCGACGACGGCCGCGGGCCCCTCGGCGTGACCGCGCGGGCCTCCGGCACCGTGGCGGCCTCTCGTGTCGGCGCGCTGTTCGGGGGCAGCGGCCCTCTGGAGGGCGGCCACTTCTGCACCGCGTCCGTCGTGCACAGCAAGGGACGCAATCTGCTGGTGACCGCCGCGCACTGCCTGGACGGCGGCGGAAAGCTCCGCTTCGTGCCCGGATACCGTGACGGGAAGGCGCCGTACGGCATCTGGGATATCCGCAGGACGTACGTCGGTGACGCGTGGACCGGCGCCCAGGACGAGGACAGCGACGTCGCCTTCGCCACCGTCGCCGACCGCGGCGGCAAGGGTGTCGAGGACGTCGTCGGCGGCAACGCGTTCGCGACGGGGCGGGAGACCGGGGCGACCGCCGTGACCGTCACCGGCTACCCCAGCATCCTCGAGGCGCCGATCACCTGCACGAACAGGCCCACCGCCCACAGTCGCACCCAGCAGCGCATCGCCTGCCCCGCCTTCGCCGGCGGCACGAGCGGCAGCCCCTGGGTGAACGGGTACGGGGAGGTCGTCGGGGTCATCGGCGGCCACGAGGCGGGTGGGGACACCGACGACATCTCGTACAGCGTGGTCCTCGGGGACGAGGCCCGGGCCCTGTACCGCTCGACACAGGAGCAGTAGCGCGGGAGCGCCGCGCCTCCAGCGTGGCTTCCGGCCGCGCTGGAGTGTCGCCGTCGGCTCTGGCCTGATATCGCCTTGCGGGGCGGGGGAGTTGGCCAGGGGGTGCAGCGGACGCCCCGGCACCGGCGCCACATGCGGTTTCTCCTTGTGTGTGATCGTCCCGCGGCGCGGGTCCGCCTCTACACTGGCGGCGGTGGACTCCCGGGCGGTGAGGGGCGGTTGACGGTGCGTAAGGCATGGGTCGTGGCGGCCGCTGTCGCCGGGGCGGGACTCTCCTTCGTGATGCTGCTCGTCGTCGGGGTCTACGTCGTCGCGGGCAATCTCGCGGGCGGGGTCGGGGGCGGCTCGGTCGGGCTCGCCAAGGGCGCGGTACCCGCCGCGTACCAGACGCTCGTGCAGAAGTGGGGGAACCTCTGCGGCGCGATCAACCCCGCGCTGCTGGCCGCGCAGCTGTACCAGGAGAGCGGATTCAACCCGAACGCCAAGAGCCCGGCGAAGGCCGAAGGGATAGCGCAGTTCATCCCGGGGACGTGGGCCACGCACGGAGTGGACGGCGACGGGGACGGCGACCGCGACGTCTGGGACCCGAATGACGCGATTCCGTCGGCCGCCTCGTACGACTGCCAGCTCGCCTCGTACGTGAAGGACGCGCCCGGGAACATCACGGAGAACATGCTCGCCGCGTACAACGCTGGGGCGTACGCCGTCATCAAATACGGGGGCGTCCCGCCGTACCGGGAGACCCGGAACTATGTGAAGACGATCACGACCCTGGAGAAGAGCTTCGCCCGGCCCGTGAACCGGGTCGACCCGTCACGGCAGGCCGCCGCGGCGATCTACTACGCGCAGAAGAAGCTCGGCACGCCCTATCTGTGGGGCGGCAACGGCACCGCTGACCAGGGTGGACGCTTCGACTGCTCGGGTCTGACCAAGGCCGCGTACGAGAGCGTCGGGGTCACCCTGCCGCGGGTCGCCAACGACCAGTACAACGCAGGGCCGCACCCCGCGCGCGAGGAACTCCTGCCGGGGGACCTGGTGTTCTTCTCCGACGACCTCACCAACTCACGGACCATCCGGCACGTGGGCATCTACGTGGGCGGCGGATACATGATCGACGCGCCGAGGACGGGCGCCGTCATCCGCTTCGACCCGATCGACACCCCCGACTACTTCGGAGCCACGCGTGTGACCGAGGATGGCGCGAAAGCGCTGCCGACCACGGTCTGAACCCACCCCCTGAGCTGCGGCGATGTATCTCTCTTCGATAACGTCTGCGTGATCATTCGGTGGAGTGTGGAACGTACTGGAGGGCACTGTGCGTTCCTGTTGACGTAGAGCGGATCCAGGACTTCCGGGCCGCGGTTCTACACACCACGGGGTGGATCGAGCGGCGCGCGAAAGGGTGCGCCCGCGGCAAAGACGACGAAGGGGCCGCAGCACCATGGCTGGACTCGCCGAATCCGGTTCGAACCCCGACGTCGACCTGCTCTACGACATCAACGGCCTCGCCAGGAGCGCACCGCACTGGTTCGACCGGGGCATGGAGTTCGTGGGCGAGTACGGCCTGCTGCTCGCCATGGTCCTGCTGGTGCTGTGGTGCTGGTGGACCGTGCGGCGCGGCGGTGGTGAGGGCGCGGCGTCGTCCGTGGCGGGGCTGGTGTGGGCGCCGCTGGCCGCCGGCGTCGCGGTGCTGGTGAACGTGCCGATAAGGGGCTTCGTGGAGCGGCCCCGGCCGTTCGTCGACCACCAGGGTCTCGACGTCCTGGTGTCGGGCAAGACCGACTTCTCCTTCGTGAGCGACCACGCGACGCTCACGATGGCGATGGGCGTCGGCCTGTTCGTCGTGCACCGGAAGTTCGGCCTGGCCGGGATCGGGCTCGCGCTCGTCGAGGGGTTCTGCCGGGTCTACATGGGCGTGCACTACCCGACGGACGTCATCGGTGGATTCGCCCTCGGTACGGCCGTCGCGCTGCTGCTGTCCCCGCTCGCCATGGCCCTGCTGACGCCCGTGATGAAGGCCGTCGAGCGGTCCCCGCGGGCCGGCCTGCTCGTGCGGACACGGCGCGCGGGCCTCACGGGGCGGCGGACGACGATTCCGGAGGCGCGCGCGGAGCGGCCGGACGAGTCCGACCTGGCGGCGTGACCGCCTCCTTCGGCCGCCGCCCCCGCACCGGCTCGTGCGGGGGACGCCTTCCGCGGCGGGCGCGGCTCCTTCTTACAGGGCCTGGGGGAACGAGAAGAAGCGGTCCGGGTCGTACTGCTTCTTCAGAGCGGTCAGCCGGGGCGCCGCGTCGCCGTAGTACGCCTTGCGCCAGTCGGTGAGGGTCGGGTCCGTGTAGTTCTGGTAGGCGGCGCCGGAGGCGTGGCGGGCCATCGCCTTGTGGGCCGAGGTCAGCCAGGACTGGCCCGTGGTGCCGGAGGTGCCCGCCTGCCAGGAGACGATGTACTGGGCGAGCATCCGGGAGCGGCGGTGCACGAAGGCCGTCGCGGTCGGTGAGACGCGGTTGACCGCGCCGCCCAGCGCGGTGAGCGCGATGCTGCCCGCGCCGCCGCGGACCGAGACCATCTGGTTCAGGAGCGTCTGGATGCCGGCCGCGGAGATCGAGCGGTCGAAGAAGTCCGAACGGGCCGCGTACGTCTCGCGGCCGAGGGCGCCCTGCGCGGAGCGGCCCGGCGTCGTGCCGGGCAGATGGCACTGCGGGTCGGTGGGGAAGGAGGAGCAGCCCGCGTACACCTCCATCGACTCCTCGTACGACCGCTTCTTGAGGGAGACGCTGGTGGCGGGGGCGCCGACCCGGTCGGCCAGACGGTCCACGGCGTTCTGGAGTTCGCCGTAGGTGCCCAGGGAGAACGCGGCGACGGAGACGGTGGGAGTGCCCCCGGCGGCGTTCGCGAGATGCAGGGACGACCAGATCTCGTCGGGCTGGTCCGGTCCCCACTCCTGCCAGGCCTTCACCACGGCGGCGGCCTTCGTCCACGGCCAGGACAGGTACGCGGAGACGGCCTGCGGGGCGGGGTGGGTCTTGTAACGGAGCTCGGTGACGACTCCGAAGTTGCCGTTGCCGGCGCCGCGCAGCGCCCAGAAGAGGTCCTTGTTCTCACTCGCGTTCGCGACGAGCTGCTTGCCGTCCGCGGTGATCAGCGTCGCCTGGGTGAGACTGTCGCAGGTCAGGCCGTACGCCCGGGACACGACGCCATGGCCGCCACCGAGGGTCAGACCGGAGACGCCGACGGTCGGGCAGGAACCCGCGGGTATGGTGACGCCCTTCGCGGCGAGCGCGCGGTAGACGTCTATCAGCTTCGAACCGGCGCCGACGACGGCCTCGTTCGCGGACGCCCGGATCTTGTTCAGCTTGGAGACGTCGAGGATCAGCCGGCCGTCGCCTGAGGACCAGCCCGCGTAGGAGTGGCCGCCGTTGCGGATCGACAGCGGTATGTGGTGGGCGCGGGCGTAGTCCATGGCCGTACGGATGTCGTCGGCGTGGGCGGCGTACGCGACGGCGGTGGGCTTCAGCGCGTCGAAGCGGGTGTTGTACAGCTGGTGCGCGGCGGGCCAGGCGCGGTCGCCGGGGCGGACCAGGATGCCGTCCAGGTCCTTGGCGAGGGCGGTCCAGTTCGCGGCGGCGCGGACGCCGGCGGGGGTGACGCCCGCGGTCGTGCGGACGGGGGCGCTGGACGTCTCAGCGGCCCCGGACGCGCTGGTGGACGCTCCGCTCTTCCCGTTGCACGCGGTGGTGACCGCCGCCGCGAGAGCGGCCGCGCCGCCGCCTATGAATATCCGCCGTTGCATGTGAGCCTCCCGTTGGTTCCCGTGGGACGAGACGGGTGACCGCTTCCGAGGGTTCCACAACGTACGGGGCCAGAACGGAACCGCTACAGGAATGTGATCCCGGTATGACCGATATCACGTGTTTCCCGCCCGCGATCCGGTCCCTGCCAGGGGTGTTGTGTCCGCCCTGCCTCGCCCGCGCGAGGCCGTCCCGGCCGCAGCGGAGTCAGGCGAGCGGGGGTGTCGTGTGGGACTCCGCGTCCGTGCGGGCGAGGCTGCGGGCCCGGCGGGCGGGGCCTCTCCAGCCGCAGGAGCAGCGGGCCACGCAGAAGCGGCCCTGTTCGACCGTGATGGTCCGGTGTTCCCCGGCGGAGGGGATGTCGTCCTGCTGAGCCACGTCAACAACGTTACCCAAGGCAAGCAAACGGAATCGCACCGGCGTGACGGGCGTCCCTACCCGTCGTTAACCGGTACGACAGGAGGCCCGGGACGGACCGGCTGGGGGTCGGCGGACGATGGTGGCGCAGCAGGGCAGGCGGACGGAGGTCCGTGTTCTGGCGGTCGCGGTGGCAGGGCTCGTGTGCTGCGTCGCCGGATGTTCGGCCGGCGGCGCCGGTGTGGAGGACGCGCGCCCCGCCGCCGTGGGCGCCCGCTCCGGCGTCGTCTCCGCCGAGGCGCTGCACCGTGCCGCCGCCGTCCTGGAGCGGGCCGGCAGCGCGAGGGTGCGTACGTCGATGGAGATGGCCACCGGCGGGACCCGGGTCACCATCCGGGGCGAGGGTGTCTACGACTTCAGGAAGCGGTCGGGGCGGCTCACGGTGGAGCTGCCGCAGGATCCGGGCGGCGCCGAGGAGCACCGGCCGATCACCGAACTGCTCGCCCCGGGAGCCCTGTTCATGAAGAACCGCGGCGCGGGTGTGCCGGCCGACAAGTGGGTGCGCGTCGACACGGCCACGCTCTCCGACGGGAATCTGGTGACCGGCGGTGCCACCGATCCGTTCGCGGCGGCCGAGTTGCTGCGCGGGGCGCGGACGGCGACGTACGAGGGCAGGACGGAGGTGGCGGGGGTCCCGGTGGCGCACTACCGCGGGATCGCCGACCTGCGCCTCGCCGCACCGAGCGCGTCGGAGGGGAACCGGGAGGCGCTGCGGGCGGCGGCGAAGGGCTTCGCCACCGCTGAGGTCCCGTTCGACGTCTATCTCGACGACGAGGGACGGATCCGCGAGCTGCGCAACCGGTTCAGCTTCGTGAACGGCCAGCACAGGGGCACGGTCGCGGTCGCCTCGACGACCCTGCTCCACGACTTCGGGGTCCCGGCGCCCGTACGGCTTCCCGAGGCCGCGGACATCTTCGCGGGGAAGATCGCGGAGCCGTAGAGGCGCGGCGACCGCGGGGACGAAGGGCGTGCGGTATCCCGGCGGAGTCCGGGTAGGGGTCCGGGCCGGGGGCGGCTCGGGGGCGCGGAGTGCCTGCGCGGGCTCCCCGTGGGAGGCGGGGTTGGGGGCTGGAAATGGCCCTTCCGTGCCATGCGCGGTGTGTAGGCCGCTCCCTACTCTAGGAAGTCGGTGACGGCAGGAAGAGGTGACGCGCGTGGCTCCGGTCGGCGGTACGGCAGTTCAGGACCACGTGGCCCTCGCCGAGATCGAGCTGTGCGGCGACCTGATCATCGCGGCGTCGGCGGCCCATGAGGACCGGCTCAGCCTGGAGAGCATCGACGAGGTGCTGAAAGTGGCCGAAGAACGCGCGCGGGAGGACGGCGCGGGGGGATGAGCCCCGCTGTCGTCGCCCCGGCCCGGCGGCCGTGTCCCCACCTCACGGAGCGGTACGACTAGGTGCGCAGCAGCCGGCCGATCGCCTTCGTCGCTTCCTCGACCTTCGCGTCGATCTCGTCGCCGCCCTTGAGGGCCGCGTCCGCGACGCAGTGGCGCAGGTGCTCCTCCAGGAGCTGGAGGGCGAAGGACTGCAGGGCCTTGGTGGAGGCGGAGACCTGCGTGAGTATGTCGATGCAGTAGACGTCCTCGTCGACCATCCGCTGCAGACCGCGGATCTGGCCCTCGATCCGCCGCAGGCGCTTGAGGTGCTCGTCCTTCTGCTTGTGGTACCCGTGCACACCGCGGTCGTGGTCGGTCACGACCTGCTCCACGGTCTCCCGTGTGTCACCGGAGGGCGCCTGCGCGCCGGCCTCGGTGGTCGTCATCGCGTCCTCCTGCTGATCCCGCCGGAAAGGTCGGCTACATATACCCCTGGTAGGTATATGGTATCGAACTTCGTTGGGTATAGGGCCCTTGCCCGGTGCCGGGACCGGACCCTGTGCTGATCACTGTGCCTCATGGGCGACACTGGGGGACGGCCGGTTAGCCGTGGCCGGATGATGCGCCTAGCATCAGCCTGACCGAAACAAAAGGACCCCGAGGACCTCACGTGCGATTTCGTCTGACCCCCAGGGAGACGAGCTTCTACGACATGTTCTCCGCATCCGCGGACAACATCGTCACGGGCTCGAAACTCCTGATGGAACTGCTCGGGGCCGACGCCTCGGCCCGGGCCGAGATCGCAGAGCGTATGCGGGCAGCGGAGCACGCCGGTGACGATGCGACGCACGCGATCTTCCACCAGTTGAACTCCTCCTTCATCACGCCCTTCGACCGCGAGGACATCTACAACCTGGCCTCGTCCCTCGACGACATCATGGACTTCATGGAGGAGGCCGTCGACCTGGTCGTGCTGTACCAGGTCGAGGAGCTCCCCAAGGGCGTGGAGCAGCAGATCGAGGTGCTGGCGCGGGCGGCCGAGCTGACCGCCGAGGCGATGCCGAACCTGCGGACCATGGACAACCTCACCGAGTACTGGATCGAGGTCAACCGCCTCGAGAACCAGGCCGACCAGATCCACCGCAAGCTGCTCGCCCAGCTCTTCAACGGCAAGTACGACGCCATCGAGGTGCTGAAGCTCAAGCAGATCGTGGATGTGCTGGAGGAAGCCGCCGACGCGTTCGAACACGTGGCGAACACGGTGGAGACCATCGCCGTCAAGGAGTCCTGAGGCTTCGTGGACACCTTTGCGCTGATCGTGACCATCGGGGTCGCGCTCGGATTCACGTACACGAACGGCTTCCACGATTCGGCGAACGCCATCGCCACGTCGGTGTCCACCCGGGCGCTGACCCCCCGGGCCGCGCTCGCGATGGCCGCGGTGATGAACCTCGCGGGCGCGTTCCTCGGCAGCGGGGTCGCGCACACCGTGAGCAGTGGCCTGATCGCGACGCCCGAGGGCGGCAAGGGGATGGGCATCCTCTTCGCCGCGCTGATCGGGGCGATCGTCTGGAACCTGGTCACCTGGTACTTCGGTCTTCCGTCGTCCTCGTCGCACGCGTTGTTCGGCGGTCTGGTCGGGGCGGCGCTCGCGGGCGGTACGACCGTTCTGTGGTCCGGCGTCCTGGACAAGGTCATCATCCCGATGTTCCTGTCGCCGGTCGTCGGTCTGATCGGCGGCTATCTGGTGATGTGCGCGATCATGTGGCTGTTCCGCCGGGCCAACCCGCACAAGGCCAAGAGGGGCTTTCGGATAGCCCAGACCGTTTCGGCGGCCGGAATGGCGCTCGGGCATGGTCTGCAGGACGCGCAGAAGACGATGGGTATCGTCGTGATGGCGCTCGTCATCGGTGACGTCCAGGGTGCCGACGATCCGATTCCGGTGTGGGTGAAGATCTCCTGCGCCGTGATGCTGTCCCTCGGTACGTACGCGGGTGGGTGGCGGATCATGCGGACGCTGGGGCGGAAGATCATCGAGCTGGATCCGCCGCAGGGGTTCGCGGCGGAGACCACCGGGGCGTCGATCATGTTCGCCACGGCGTTTCTGTTCAAGGCGCCGATCTCCACGACGCATGTCATCACTTCCGCGATCATGGGGGTGGGGGCGACCAAGCGGGTGAACGCGGTGCGGTGGGGTGTCGCGAAGAACATCGTGCTGGGGTGGTTCATCACGATGCCGGCGGCGGCGGTGGTGGCCGCGGCGAGTTTCTGGGTCGTGGATCTGGCGTTCCTGTAGGGACCCGGGGGCTCCCCCCGGGGGGTTCGGCGGGATTCTCTCGCCCCCGCCGCCCCTACCCGACCCATCCCGTACCTGGGGGCTCCGCCCCCTGGACCCCCGTCATCGCCCGAAGGGCTCGTCCTCAAACGCCGGACGGGCTGAGGGTGCGGGTCCGGCCGGAACCATCAGCGCGGCGCATGCCCGGGATTCCCCGGGGCCCGCACTTCGTGCGTGAGCCCCCGCACCTGCCGTACAGCCACCGCTTCCTGCGCCCGCCCGCGTTTCCAGTACGGGTATCGGGCTTCTGCGGGAGTTCGCGCCTTCGGCACGGGCGGTCACTTCCTGGGCGAGGCCCCGCCTCCTGGTACGGGCCGCAGACTCCTGCGCGCGCCCGCGTCTTCAGCACGGGCCGCCACTTCTTGGGCGAGGCCCCGTCTCCCGGTACGGGCCTCCGCCTCCGCGTAAGGCCGCGCCTTCAGTGCGCGCCCGCGTTTCCAGTACGGGAACCTGGTTTCAGCGGGAGTTCGCGGCGTTGGCACGGGCCGTCACTTCCCGGGCGAGGCCCCGCCTCCCGGTACGGGCCCCCGCCTCCCGCGCAAGGTCATGCCCTCAGCGCGGCCCCGCCTCCGGTGTCGGTCTCGCTTCTCGTGTTCGCCCGTCCCTCAGCGCGGGTTCCCGCCTGCCGTGCGCGCCCGTGTGCTCGGCCCGTTCGCGGTTCGGCCAAGAGGGAGGAACGGGAGCGGGCCCGCCCCCGGGAGCCGGGGGCGGGCCCTTCTCGTCCTCGCGGTGGCACCGCCATGCAGCACCGCGAGGGGTTCTTGTGGGGTCGGCTCAGCCGAAGCGGCCCGAGATGTAGTCCTCGGTGGCCTGGACCGACGGGTTGGAGAAGATCCGCTCCGTGTCGTCGATCTCGATGAGGCGTCCGGGCTGGCCGACCGCGGCCAGGTTGAAGAAGGCCGTGCGGTCGGAGACGCGCGCCGCCTGCTGCATGTTGTGCGTCACGATGACGATCGTGAAGCGTTCCTTCAGCTCACCGATCAGGTCCTCGATGGCGAGGGTCGAGATCGGGTCCAGGGCCGAGCAGGGCTCGTCCATGAGGAGGACCTGCGGTTCCACCGCGATCGCCCGCGCGATGCACAGTCGCTGCTGCTGGCCGCCGGACAGGCCCGAGCCGGGCTTGTTCAGGCGGTCCTTGACCTCGTTCCAGAGGTTCGCGCCCTTGAGGGACTTCTCGACGATGTCGGCCAGCTCGGACTTCCGGTAGGACCCGTTGAGCTTGAGGCCGGCCGCCACGTTGTCGAAGATCGACATGGTGGGGAACGGGTTGGGACGCTGGAAGACCATGCCGATCGTGCGGCGCACGGCGACGGGGTCGACGCCCTGGCCGTACAGGTCCTCGTCGTCCAGGAGGACCTTGCCCTCGACACGGCCGCCGGGGGTGACCTCGTGCATCCGGTTGAGGGTGCGCAGGAAGGTCGACTTGCCGCAGCCGGAGGGGCCGATGAAGGCCGTCACCGAGCGGGGCTCGACCGTCATCGAGATGTCTTCGATCGCCTTGTGGGCGCTGTAGTAAGCGGTCAGACCGCTCACGTCGATTCGCTTGGCCATGTCAGTCACTGCTTCTTTCGAG includes:
- a CDS encoding inorganic phosphate transporter, with protein sequence MDTFALIVTIGVALGFTYTNGFHDSANAIATSVSTRALTPRAALAMAAVMNLAGAFLGSGVAHTVSSGLIATPEGGKGMGILFAALIGAIVWNLVTWYFGLPSSSSHALFGGLVGAALAGGTTVLWSGVLDKVIIPMFLSPVVGLIGGYLVMCAIMWLFRRANPHKAKRGFRIAQTVSAAGMALGHGLQDAQKTMGIVVMALVIGDVQGADDPIPVWVKISCAVMLSLGTYAGGWRIMRTLGRKIIELDPPQGFAAETTGASIMFATAFLFKAPISTTHVITSAIMGVGATKRVNAVRWGVAKNIVLGWFITMPAAAVVAAASFWVVDLAFL
- the pstB gene encoding phosphate ABC transporter ATP-binding protein PstB — protein: MAKRIDVSGLTAYYSAHKAIEDISMTVEPRSVTAFIGPSGCGKSTFLRTLNRMHEVTPGGRVEGKVLLDDEDLYGQGVDPVAVRRTIGMVFQRPNPFPTMSIFDNVAAGLKLNGSYRKSELADIVEKSLKGANLWNEVKDRLNKPGSGLSGGQQQRLCIARAIAVEPQVLLMDEPCSALDPISTLAIEDLIGELKERFTIVIVTHNMQQAARVSDRTAFFNLAAVGQPGRLIEIDDTERIFSNPSVQATEDYISGRFG